A genome region from Hevea brasiliensis isolate MT/VB/25A 57/8 chromosome 7, ASM3005281v1, whole genome shotgun sequence includes the following:
- the LOC131181692 gene encoding precursor of CEP9-like, whose amino-acid sequence MAEILALTKSVVFLLALITCLQILFTEARPIKSMDKQGSNNTINFHQSKKTIGSQHFPNSAFGNSAASKDDFRPTSPGYSPGVGHPKDITTSSVELSVEEFKDDYGPTKPAGPNPEVGHTTNLHQSKFGKINRSQPTPSSHVPQSMAEKDEMSSSPVTPIRFGASAADGFRPTTPGSHSPGVGHPLSGEASDVEIDPTPIGTPTNGHSPGVGQVIIFHQSNSGNIKGSQPKSSSHIPDNAHHQTAPLTPNALRASAAAFEDGFRPTTPGFSPGVGHPKTLVTSSNVENSVTGFSDDYRPTHPGHSPGVGHPYEKNNAEPNP is encoded by the coding sequence ATGGCGGAAATTCTAgccttaacaaaaagtgttgtattTCTTCTTGCACTCATCACCTGTCTTCAAATTCTGTTTACAGAAGCAAGGCCAATCAAGTCAATGGACAAGCAGGGCAGCAACAATACTATCAACTTTCACCAAAGCAAGAAGACAATTGGTTCTCAGCACTTTCCTAATAGtgcatttggtaattctgcagcttCCAAGGATGATTTCCGGCCAACATCTCCCGGTTATAGTCCTGGTGTTGGCCATCCTAAGGATATTACTACCTCCAGCGTTGAACTTTCTGTTGAAGAATTCAAAGATGATTACGGACCCACAAAACCAGCTGGTCCCAACCCCGAAGTTGGCCATACTACTAACTTGCACCAAAGCAAGTTTGGAAAGATTAACCGCTCTCAACCTACACCTTCTAGTCACGTTCCACAATCCATGGCAGAAAAAGACGAAATGTCATCATCTCCTGTGACCCCGATTAGATTCGGTGCTTCTGCTGCAGATGGCTTCCGGCCAACAACTCCAGGTAGTCATAGCCCTGGTGTAGGCCATCCTTTGTCAGGAGAAGCCAGTGATGTAGAGATTGATCCTACGCCAATAGGTACACCCACAAATGGTCACAGCCCAGGAGTAGGCCAGGTTATCATCTTCCACCAAAGCAATTCGGGGAACATAAAGGGTTCTCAACCTAAGTCCTCGAGTCACATTCCTGATAACGCTCATCACCAAACTGCGCCCCTGACCCCAAATGCCTTGCGCGCTTCAGCTGCAGCATTCGAGGATGGTTTCAGGCCAACAACTCCAGGATTTAGCCCCGGTGTTGGCCATCCTAAGACACTAGTTACTAGCTCCAACGTTGAAAATTCTGTTACAGGATTCAGCGATGATTACAGACCCACACACCCAGGTCACAGCCCGGGAGTTGGCCATCCGTATGAGAAAAACAATGCAGAACCAAATCCTTAG